In Mycobacterium sp. Aquia_216, a genomic segment contains:
- a CDS encoding flavin-containing monooxygenase, which translates to MTRYQDSCGPTQTPDDFDIDALREKYRQEREKRLRKEGSRQYIELEDDFAGYYETDPYTPVTPRAPIVEDLDVAVLGGGFAGLLSGAYLKKAGVEDVRIIELGGDFGGVWYWNRYPGIQCDNESYCYIPLLEELDFMPSKKFADGAEIYQHCRNIGKHFGLYDSAVFSTHVHDLRWEEQIKRWRITTNRDDDIRARFVVLASGPFHRPKLPGIPDLKAFGGHSFHSSRWDYDYTGGDAAGGLDKLADKRVGVVGTGATGIQIVPFLARFAKHLYVFQRTPSTVDERNNTPTDPEWVKTLQPGWQRERQRNFHAWTFEGMALGQPDLVCDFWTELGRNTAARVLALDDPASITPEQFAAIREEEDYKIMERLRRRIDTLIEDGATAETLKPYYRFLCKRPCSNDDYLASFNRPNVTLVDVSSSKGVERATEKGLVANGIEYQLDCLIYASGFEITTEISRRYSIETIEGRDGLSLFDHWRDGYKTLHGMSSRGFPNQFYTGFTQVGISANIAANYELQGEHIAYIIAEALARGATTVEPSDNAQHEWCATIRETAIDNSAFDAQCTPGYYNNEGGGGGAAEGEGIRSHLGEPYGPGFYAFEDLLRVWRDKGDLDGLVLDA; encoded by the coding sequence ATGACGAGGTACCAAGACAGCTGCGGACCCACGCAGACGCCCGACGACTTCGACATCGACGCGCTGCGGGAGAAGTATCGGCAGGAGCGCGAAAAGCGGTTGCGAAAAGAAGGCTCCAGACAGTACATCGAACTAGAAGACGACTTCGCCGGCTACTACGAAACCGATCCCTATACGCCGGTGACACCCCGCGCCCCGATCGTGGAGGACCTCGACGTCGCGGTTCTCGGTGGTGGTTTTGCGGGCCTGCTGTCGGGGGCCTACCTGAAGAAGGCGGGCGTCGAGGATGTGCGGATCATCGAGCTCGGCGGCGACTTCGGCGGCGTGTGGTACTGGAATCGCTATCCCGGCATCCAATGCGACAACGAATCCTACTGCTACATACCGCTTCTCGAAGAGCTCGATTTCATGCCTTCGAAGAAGTTCGCCGACGGCGCCGAGATTTACCAGCACTGCCGCAACATCGGCAAACACTTCGGCCTCTACGATTCGGCGGTCTTCTCTACACACGTGCACGACTTGCGCTGGGAGGAGCAGATCAAACGCTGGCGGATCACCACCAATCGCGACGACGACATTCGCGCCCGGTTCGTGGTGCTGGCGTCGGGCCCCTTTCACCGGCCGAAGCTGCCCGGTATCCCCGACCTCAAAGCGTTCGGTGGACACAGCTTTCATTCGTCGCGATGGGACTACGACTACACCGGCGGCGACGCTGCCGGAGGACTGGACAAGCTCGCCGACAAGCGCGTCGGGGTGGTCGGTACCGGCGCCACCGGCATCCAGATCGTGCCCTTCCTGGCACGTTTCGCCAAGCATCTGTACGTGTTCCAGCGCACCCCGTCCACCGTGGACGAGCGCAACAACACCCCGACCGATCCGGAGTGGGTCAAAACGCTGCAGCCGGGCTGGCAGCGTGAGCGGCAGCGCAACTTTCACGCGTGGACGTTCGAAGGCATGGCCCTGGGCCAGCCGGATCTGGTGTGCGACTTCTGGACCGAGCTCGGGCGCAACACCGCGGCCCGGGTGCTCGCCCTGGACGATCCCGCATCCATCACACCCGAGCAGTTCGCGGCGATCCGGGAAGAAGAGGATTACAAGATCATGGAGCGGCTGCGGCGCCGTATCGACACCCTGATCGAGGACGGGGCGACCGCCGAAACGCTCAAGCCCTATTACCGATTCCTTTGCAAGCGGCCGTGTTCCAACGACGATTATCTGGCCAGCTTCAATAGGCCGAACGTGACGCTGGTCGACGTGTCGTCGAGCAAGGGCGTCGAACGGGCCACCGAGAAGGGCCTGGTCGCCAACGGCATCGAGTACCAGCTGGACTGCCTCATCTATGCCAGCGGGTTCGAGATCACCACCGAGATCAGCCGGCGCTACTCGATCGAAACGATCGAGGGACGCGACGGACTGTCGCTGTTCGACCACTGGCGCGACGGCTACAAGACGTTGCACGGCATGAGCAGCCGCGGGTTCCCGAACCAGTTCTACACCGGCTTCACCCAGGTTGGCATCTCCGCCAACATCGCCGCCAACTACGAGCTGCAGGGCGAGCACATCGCCTACATCATCGCCGAGGCGCTGGCCCGCGGCGCGACCACCGTGGAGCCCAGCGACAACGCTCAGCACGAGTGGTGTGCCACGATCCGGGAAACCGCCATCGACAACTCGGCGTTCGACGCGCAGTGCACGCCAGGGTATTACAACAACGAAGGCGGCGGTGGCGGAGCCGCGGAAGGGGAGGGCATCCGGTCACATCTGGGTGAACCATATGGACCGGGCTTCTACGCTTTCGAGGACTTGTTACGCGTCTGGCGCGACAAAGGGGACCTGGATGGTCTGGTTTTGGACGCATGA
- a CDS encoding SDR family NAD(P)-dependent oxidoreductase gives MTVAKRFDDRVAVVTGAGRGLGCAYARLLAERGAKVVVNDHGGTLAGDGADAGPAEQVVDAITAAGGEAVAATASVATRDGAGAIIQTALDRYGRIDILIHNAGNVRRGSLKEMSYEDFDAVLDVHLRGAFNVVRQAFPVMCEAAYGRIVLTSSIGGLYGNHNVANYAAAKAGVIGLSHVAALEGAADGVTCNVIVPAAVTRMASGIDTAAYPPMGPDLVAPVVGWLAHESCSVSGELFIALAGRVARAVTAESPGVCRPSWTVEDVGTHLDAIRNIEAPLIFPVLPDGHDQHIRYSFGLAQRSNDRDALHG, from the coding sequence ATGACGGTCGCAAAGAGGTTTGACGACCGGGTTGCCGTCGTGACCGGCGCGGGCCGCGGGTTGGGTTGCGCGTACGCGCGACTGCTCGCCGAGCGCGGCGCGAAGGTCGTCGTCAACGACCACGGTGGCACCTTGGCCGGTGACGGGGCCGACGCGGGCCCGGCGGAGCAGGTCGTCGACGCGATCACGGCGGCCGGCGGGGAGGCCGTCGCCGCTACCGCGTCGGTCGCGACCCGAGACGGTGCCGGCGCGATCATCCAGACGGCACTCGACCGGTACGGCCGCATCGACATTCTGATTCACAACGCCGGCAACGTGCGCCGCGGCTCCCTCAAGGAGATGAGCTACGAAGACTTCGACGCCGTGCTCGACGTGCACTTGCGCGGCGCGTTCAACGTTGTGCGACAAGCATTTCCGGTGATGTGTGAGGCGGCCTACGGGCGTATCGTGCTCACGTCGTCGATCGGCGGCTTGTATGGGAACCACAATGTGGCCAATTACGCGGCCGCCAAGGCCGGCGTGATCGGGCTGTCCCATGTCGCGGCGCTCGAAGGCGCCGCGGACGGCGTGACCTGCAACGTGATCGTGCCGGCCGCGGTGACCAGGATGGCTTCCGGCATCGACACGGCGGCCTATCCGCCGATGGGCCCGGATCTCGTTGCGCCCGTCGTGGGCTGGCTGGCACACGAATCCTGTTCGGTGAGTGGGGAGTTGTTCATCGCGCTGGCGGGCCGGGTGGCCCGGGCGGTCACCGCCGAAAGCCCGGGGGTGTGCCGGCCGTCGTGGACGGTCGAGGACGTCGGCACTCATCTCGATGCAATCCGAAACATCGAGGCACCGTTGATCTTTCCAGTCCTGCCCGACGGGCATGACCAGCACATCCGTTACAGCTTCGGGCTGGCCCAGCGCTCAAACGATCGGGACGCACTCCATGGCTAG
- a CDS encoding CaiB/BaiF CoA transferase family protein has protein sequence MAGVRVIDLTAMVMGPYCTQIMADMGADVIKVEPPQGDNTRYISVGPAPGMSGVFVNVNRGKRSIVLDLQTDAGARALRGLAETADVFIHSMRAKAIAKLGFGYDDVAAINPAVIYTNCYGYGHRGPDHDRPAYDDTIQAECGLPAVQQQLTGEADYVGTIMADKIAGLTALYATTMALFHRERTGEGQEVEVAMFETMASFMLVEHANGAMFDPPLGPAVYPRTVAPNRRPYRTSDGYIAALIYNDKHWNAFMKAVQPPWANEMYSTLEQRAREIDTVYGLVAETMKERSTAEWLTLLRRLEIPAAPLNTPGALFDDPHLNAVGMFETVDTPHGPVRFPGVPTWFSQTPGRVAGPAPELGAHTAEILDKLGRQDES, from the coding sequence ATGGCCGGAGTGCGGGTGATCGACCTCACCGCGATGGTGATGGGGCCCTATTGCACGCAGATCATGGCCGACATGGGCGCGGACGTCATCAAAGTCGAACCGCCCCAAGGTGATAACACCCGGTATATCTCGGTCGGCCCGGCACCGGGAATGAGCGGGGTCTTCGTCAACGTCAACCGGGGCAAGCGCAGCATCGTGCTGGACCTGCAGACCGACGCCGGTGCGCGCGCGCTGCGCGGGCTGGCGGAGACCGCGGACGTCTTCATCCACTCGATGCGGGCCAAAGCGATCGCCAAGCTCGGCTTCGGCTACGACGACGTCGCCGCGATCAATCCCGCGGTGATCTACACCAACTGCTACGGATACGGCCACCGCGGGCCCGATCACGACCGCCCCGCCTACGACGACACGATCCAGGCCGAGTGCGGCCTGCCGGCGGTGCAGCAGCAGTTGACGGGCGAGGCCGATTACGTCGGCACCATCATGGCCGACAAGATTGCCGGCCTGACCGCGCTGTACGCGACGACGATGGCGCTGTTCCATCGCGAGCGCACCGGAGAGGGCCAGGAAGTCGAGGTCGCCATGTTCGAAACCATGGCCTCGTTCATGCTCGTCGAGCACGCCAATGGAGCGATGTTCGACCCGCCCCTGGGCCCCGCGGTGTACCCCCGCACCGTGGCACCCAACCGCCGCCCGTATCGCACCAGCGACGGCTACATCGCCGCGTTGATCTACAACGACAAGCACTGGAACGCTTTCATGAAAGCCGTCCAGCCACCATGGGCCAACGAAATGTATTCGACGTTGGAACAGCGCGCCCGCGAGATCGACACCGTCTACGGGTTGGTGGCCGAGACGATGAAAGAACGATCCACCGCGGAGTGGCTGACACTCCTGCGTCGACTCGAGATACCGGCCGCGCCGCTGAACACCCCCGGCGCGCTCTTCGACGATCCGCATCTCAACGCCGTCGGCATGTTCGAGACGGTGGACACCCCACACGGACCGGTGCGCTTCCCCGGCGTACCGACCTGGTTCTCGCAGACGCCGGGTCGCGTTGCGGGGCCGGCGCCAGAGCTCGGCGCCCACACCGCGGAGATACTCGACAAGCTGGGAAGGCAGGACGAATCGTGA
- a CDS encoding thiamine pyrophosphate-binding protein translates to MGVPVYKRILDLFEAEGVNTLFGIPDPNFVHMFTEADARGWSVVAPHHELSAGFMAEAASRMTGKPGLCIGTLGPGVANIAGAMMCALVENSPVIFLGGQRARVTERRVRRGRIQFVQQEGLFAPSVKYSSSIEYADQTDEIIREAIRRAMSGTPGPSYVEFPSHVILEALDVPDPLPPNRYRLVNQTAGEREVTEAVKLIRAARSPILLVGHGVHTSRTQQEVKELAELMACPVIQTSGGTSFIPGLQERTFPYLFSPAANEAVEDSDLCVALGTELGEPMHYGRTQHWADNDANRKWVYVEQDPTAIGVNRPVDVALVGDLRGVVPQLVEALKGSPRKPAPALDVLIEKNAKELADVAESAPSGRSPIHPARYVVEATKAFNELEDGIMVRDGGATVIFGWTYSQTKPRDVIWNQNFGHLGTGLPYAVGASVAEGGRRPVMLLTSDSAFLFHIAELETAARQNLPLVCVVGVDHQWGLEVGVYKRTFDQPSPQPGVHWSKDVRMDKVGEGFGCHGEYVEKEEEIGPAIARAYASGKVGVVHVCIDPKANSEEMPKYDRFRTWYAEGTQ, encoded by the coding sequence ATGGGCGTGCCCGTCTACAAGCGCATTCTCGACCTGTTCGAAGCCGAAGGTGTCAACACGCTGTTCGGCATTCCGGATCCGAACTTCGTGCATATGTTCACCGAAGCCGACGCGCGCGGCTGGTCGGTGGTGGCGCCGCATCATGAGCTGAGTGCGGGATTCATGGCCGAGGCGGCGTCGCGGATGACGGGTAAACCGGGCCTGTGCATCGGCACGCTCGGCCCGGGTGTGGCCAACATCGCCGGGGCGATGATGTGCGCCCTGGTGGAGAACTCGCCGGTGATCTTCCTCGGCGGTCAGCGAGCCCGCGTCACCGAGCGCCGGGTGCGTCGCGGCCGCATCCAATTCGTACAGCAGGAAGGGCTTTTCGCGCCTTCAGTCAAGTACAGCAGCTCGATAGAATACGCCGACCAGACCGACGAGATCATTCGCGAGGCGATCCGCCGTGCCATGTCGGGCACTCCCGGCCCGTCCTACGTCGAGTTCCCGTCGCACGTCATCCTCGAGGCGCTCGATGTGCCGGATCCGCTGCCGCCCAACCGGTACCGGCTCGTCAACCAGACCGCGGGTGAGCGTGAGGTGACAGAAGCGGTGAAGTTGATTCGGGCGGCGCGAAGCCCGATCCTGTTGGTCGGCCACGGCGTGCACACCTCCCGTACCCAGCAAGAGGTCAAGGAGCTGGCCGAGCTGATGGCCTGCCCGGTGATCCAGACCTCGGGCGGCACCTCGTTCATCCCGGGGCTGCAGGAGCGGACGTTCCCTTACTTGTTCTCCCCGGCCGCCAACGAGGCAGTCGAAGACTCCGACTTGTGCGTCGCACTGGGTACCGAACTCGGTGAACCGATGCACTACGGCCGGACCCAGCATTGGGCCGACAACGATGCCAACCGCAAATGGGTGTACGTGGAGCAGGACCCGACCGCCATCGGCGTCAACCGCCCCGTAGACGTGGCGCTGGTGGGCGATCTGCGCGGCGTCGTGCCGCAGCTGGTCGAGGCGCTCAAGGGCTCTCCGCGCAAACCCGCACCCGCACTGGATGTCCTGATCGAAAAGAATGCGAAAGAGCTTGCGGACGTGGCGGAATCGGCACCGTCCGGACGCTCTCCGATCCACCCGGCGCGCTACGTCGTCGAGGCCACCAAGGCATTCAACGAACTCGAGGACGGCATCATGGTGCGCGACGGCGGCGCGACCGTGATCTTCGGTTGGACCTACTCGCAGACCAAGCCGCGCGACGTCATCTGGAACCAGAACTTCGGTCACCTCGGCACGGGTCTGCCGTATGCCGTTGGCGCCTCGGTCGCCGAGGGCGGTAGGCGCCCGGTGATGCTCCTGACCAGTGACTCGGCGTTCCTCTTCCACATAGCCGAGTTGGAAACCGCTGCGCGGCAGAACCTGCCACTGGTGTGCGTTGTGGGGGTCGACCACCAGTGGGGGCTGGAAGTCGGCGTGTACAAACGCACGTTCGACCAGCCGTCGCCGCAGCCCGGCGTGCACTGGAGCAAAGACGTCCGGATGGACAAGGTCGGCGAGGGTTTCGGTTGCCACGGCGAGTACGTCGAGAAGGAAGAGGAGATCGGCCCGGCGATCGCTCGTGCCTATGCCAGCGGCAAAGTCGGCGTAGTGCACGTGTGCATCGACCCGAAGGCCAATTCCGAGGAGATGCCGAAGTACGACCGATTCCGTACCTGGTACGCCGAAGGAACCCAGTAA
- a CDS encoding aldehyde dehydrogenase family protein gives MREYLKFYIDGQWVDPLRPNAFEVENPATEQVSGKISLGSAADVDVAVKAARRAFAGWSQSTREQRLDLLQAILAEYQKRAGDLADAVTEEIGAPPSLAAGPQVFLGIGHLTTAIDALKNFPFEEQKGASLIAREPIGVCGLITPWNWPINQVAVKVYPALATGCTVILKPSEVAPYSPHIFAEILDAAGVPAGVFNLVNGDGAGVGVALASHPGIDMVSFTGSTRAGIEVAKLAAPTVKRVTQELGGKSPNIVLDDSGFAQGVSAGVANMMPNSGQSCNAPTRMLVPNSRMAEAISVAREAAEKVTVGHPDAGTTIGPVASKTQFDKVQRLIRQGVDEGATLVTGGPGRPAGLDKGYYVKPTVFANVTNDMTIAREEIFGPVLCILGYDDIDHAVEIANDTEYGLAGFVSGADLEKAREVARKIRAGWVTINHAFDMNAPFGGYKRSGNGREWSEFGFHEYLEVKSTLGYAPDKA, from the coding sequence ATGCGCGAATACCTGAAGTTCTACATCGACGGACAGTGGGTCGACCCGTTGCGACCGAACGCCTTTGAGGTGGAAAACCCGGCAACCGAGCAGGTTTCCGGGAAGATCTCGCTGGGATCCGCGGCCGATGTCGACGTGGCGGTCAAGGCTGCCCGGCGAGCTTTCGCCGGCTGGTCGCAAAGCACCCGCGAACAGCGCCTGGACCTGTTGCAGGCCATCCTCGCCGAATACCAGAAGCGCGCTGGCGACCTCGCCGACGCGGTCACCGAGGAAATCGGGGCGCCGCCCTCGCTGGCCGCGGGGCCGCAGGTGTTCCTCGGGATCGGCCACCTGACCACGGCTATCGACGCGCTGAAGAATTTTCCGTTCGAGGAGCAAAAGGGCGCGAGCTTGATCGCCAGGGAGCCCATTGGGGTCTGCGGGTTGATCACGCCCTGGAACTGGCCGATCAACCAGGTCGCGGTCAAGGTCTACCCGGCGCTGGCGACCGGCTGCACCGTCATCCTGAAACCTTCTGAGGTGGCACCGTATTCGCCCCACATCTTCGCCGAAATCCTGGATGCCGCAGGCGTGCCGGCGGGGGTGTTCAACCTGGTCAACGGCGACGGCGCGGGCGTGGGCGTGGCCCTGGCCAGCCACCCCGGCATCGACATGGTGTCGTTCACCGGATCCACCCGCGCCGGCATCGAGGTCGCCAAGCTTGCTGCCCCGACCGTGAAACGAGTGACCCAAGAGCTGGGTGGCAAGAGTCCCAACATCGTGCTCGACGACAGCGGCTTCGCCCAGGGCGTCAGCGCCGGCGTGGCCAACATGATGCCGAACTCAGGCCAGAGCTGTAACGCGCCGACGCGCATGCTGGTCCCGAATTCCCGTATGGCCGAGGCAATCTCCGTCGCGCGGGAGGCAGCCGAGAAGGTCACGGTGGGTCATCCTGACGCAGGGACGACTATCGGGCCGGTGGCGTCGAAGACGCAGTTCGACAAGGTCCAGCGGCTGATCCGGCAGGGCGTCGACGAGGGCGCGACCCTGGTTACCGGAGGCCCGGGCCGGCCGGCGGGCCTGGACAAGGGCTACTACGTCAAGCCCACCGTTTTCGCGAACGTCACCAACGACATGACGATCGCGCGTGAGGAGATCTTCGGGCCGGTTTTGTGCATCCTCGGCTACGACGACATCGACCATGCCGTCGAAATCGCCAACGACACCGAATACGGCCTGGCCGGGTTCGTTTCGGGAGCCGACCTCGAAAAGGCCCGCGAGGTTGCCCGCAAGATCCGGGCCGGCTGGGTGACGATCAACCATGCCTTCGACATGAACGCGCCCTTCGGCGGCTACAAGCGCAGTGGCAACGGCCGAGAGTGGAGTGAGTTCGGCTTCCACGAGTATCTGGAGGTCAAGAGCACGTTGGGCTACGCACCCGACAAGGCTTGA